In Amphiura filiformis chromosome 1, Afil_fr2py, whole genome shotgun sequence, the following are encoded in one genomic region:
- the LOC140155605 gene encoding LOW QUALITY PROTEIN: abl interactor 2-like (The sequence of the model RefSeq protein was modified relative to this genomic sequence to represent the inferred CDS: deleted 1 base in 1 codon), with the protein MSNLEALFESEIPSGRQALQDSYTNLQDVAAYCEDNYLKCDNKRGALEETKNYTTQALASVAYQINTLATGMLQMLDLQATQLAQMESSINHITQNVNVHKEKVARREIGVLTTSKNCPRTHKIVAPANPEKPMKYKSTPIDFAQLDNIGHGMVLTSNVRATRTPGAQRSRRTPSIGSQASTGTTESGGIMAISQPGVDTRDPRFNSLGRGSRVKQPAQPPAAPTPPVNYASATLPRMMPSDMRQSTGVPTRTPSFQHQQGPPQGYMQGMPPPAAPPPPEMMGMMGGTMGHRRSQGAPGPMHPTGMPPPPPIQQPGYPGGGGIQQREQRMSFGDQQRGMGEQRMSMGEREQRMSIGEQQQQRMSFGSDQQRLPAGVPSGYGIPAAPPPPPMMMGGGGGDMPPPPDSMSPPPPPPPPDMGYMGDQMSMPPPPEDMSMPPPPVFLQEEEPDWVPPNYVEKVIAIYDYAKEREDELTFEEGSTIYVLKKNPDGWYEGIMDGTTGLFPGNYVEVCP; encoded by the exons AGCGAGATACCCTCTGGGCGTCAAGCGTTGCAAGATAGCTATACAAATCTGCAAGATGTCGCCGCATATTGCGAAGATAACTACTTGAAG TGTGATAATAAGCGAGGTGCATTGGAGGAGACCAAGAATTACACAACCCAAGCATTGGCAAGTGTGGCCTATCAAATCAACACCTTGGCTACCGGTATGTTACAGATGCTGGATCTTCAAGCAACTCAACTGGCTCAAATGGAGTCTAGCATCAATCATATAACACAG aatGTAAATGTACATAAGGAGAAAGTAGCCAGAAGAGAAATAGGTGTTCTTACAACTAGCAAAAACTGTCCACGCACTCACAAAATTGTAGCTCCTGCTAATCCAGAAAAGcctatgaaatataaatcaacccCGATAGACTTTGCACAGCTGGACAATATTGGCCATGGCATGGTGCTCACCAGTAATGTAAGGGCAACT CGTACTCCCGGCGCTCAACGTAGTAGGCGCACACCATCCATAGGTAGTCAAGCAAGCACAGGAACAACGGAAAGTGGTGGAATTATGGCAATATCTCAGCCGGGTGTTGATACAAGGGATCCACGATTTAATTCCCTTGGTAGAGGAAGTAGAGTAAAGCAACCTGCACAGCCACCAGCTGCTCCTACCCCACCAGTAAACTACGCAAGCGCTACTCTACCTAGGATGATGCCATCTGATATGAGGCAGTCGACAGGAGTCCCGACTAGAACGCCATCGTTCCAACATCAACAAGGCCCGCCACAAGGTTATATGCAAGGTATGCCACCACCCGCAGCACCTCCACCCCCAGAAATGATGGGAATGATGGGAGGAACGATGGGGCATAGACGATCTCAAGGAGCACCAGGTCCCATGCATCCTACAGGTATGCCACCTCCACCTCCAATACAACAACCAGGATATCCTGGCGGAGGCGGAATTCAGCAGCGTGAGCAGCGGATGTCCTTTGGTGATCAACAAAGGGGTATGGGTGAGCAGAGAATGTCTATGGGGGAACGGGAACAGAGGATGTCTATAggagaacaacaacaacagcggatGTCCTTTGGGTCTGACCAGCAAAGATTACCAGCTGGTGTGCCATCTGGGTATGGTATACCAGCTGCACCACCACCTCCACCAATGATgatgggaggaggaggaggagatatGCCACCACCTCCAGATTCAATGT CACCTCCACCACCCCCACCACCCCCAGACATGGGCTACATGGGAGACCAGATGTCCATGCCGCCACCACCAGAAGATATGTCCATGCCTCCACCACCAGTCTTCTTACAAGAAGAGGAACCAGATTGGGTACCTCCAAATTATGTCGAAAAAG TGATTGCCATTTATGACTACGCAAAGGAACGAGAGGATGAACTGACATTTGAAGAAGGATCCACCATCTATGTGTTAAAGAAGAACCCTGATGGATGGTATGAAGGCATCATGGATGGTACCACAGGACTCTTCCCTGGTAACTATGTGGAAGTATGTCCATGA